Proteins from one Impatiens glandulifera chromosome 2, dImpGla2.1, whole genome shotgun sequence genomic window:
- the LOC124925096 gene encoding RING-H2 finger protein ATL78-like encodes MPAYISSSATSNHFHSRRLLLQPTLHHPRAQANYDSVPVNDQEPSGKGNIDTNVVMILSVLLCALVCSLGINSIVKCVLRCSSLISSSSGHGVGSSSHFANTGVKKKALKTFPIMSYSVGLKTPSMDDDCAICLSEFTPGERVRVMPKCNHGFHVRCIDKWLNSHSSCPTCRHSLIDTCKKIDQHILAPITQSFSPIEERTERIAPLEPEGMVRNYRA; translated from the coding sequence ATGCCTGCTTACATTTCTTCTTCAGCTACATCCAACCATTTTCATTCAAGAAGACTGTTACTTCAGCCCACTCTTCATCATCCTCGAGCACAAGCAAATTACGATTCAGTCCCTGTTAACGATCAAGAGCCTTCGGGCAAAGGAAACATTGACACTAATGTTGTCATGATCCTTTCGGTCCTCTTATGTGCCTTAGTATGCTCCTTGGGCATCAATTCAATCGTAAAATGCGTTCTTAGGTGTTCAAGTTTGATATCTTCTAGTTCAGGACACGGAGTTGGCAGCTCATCCCATTTTGCCAACACGGGTGTCAAGAAAAAAGCGCTCAAGACATTCCCCATTATGAGTTACTCCGTTGGATTAAAGACACCAAGCATGGACGATGATTGCGCCATTTGCCTATCGGAGTTCACACCGGGAGAGCGAGTCAGAGTCATGCCCAAGTGTAACCACGGCTTCCATGTTAGGTGCATAGACAAATGGCTCAATTCTCATTCTTCATGTCCTACTTGTCGGCACTCTCTGATTGATACGTGCAAAAAAATTGATCAACACATATTAGCACCAATCACTCAATCATTCTCCCCGATTGAAGAACGAACCGAGAGAATAGCTCCTCTTGAACCGGAAGGCATGGTAAGAAATTATAGAGCATAG